The Spirochaetota bacterium genome contains the following window.
CCCGTTCCCAGTTCGATGCGATAAAGGTCTTCGCAGGCATTCTTTTCGCGCTCCTCATCCTTCTTGCTCTTGTCACGCTTTTCGCCGGCATCTGGATCACCCTTGCCGGTACCGATGCCTACTACGACTGGTATAATTTCAACCGTACCCTCGTTCCGCACCGCTGATCATACCCATCATTGGAGTGACCATGTACAAACGCCTCATCCCGTTCATCATCATCGCCCTCGTTTCATTCAACGCGTGCAGCCGCTCCGCATCCATCGATGCGATGCGCGACCGCCTGTCGCATTTCCGGCGCATACTCCCCGCGGATATATCCGATTCGTTCAACATCAATTCGAAGCAGTACGGGGCGCAGTATGCCGCATGGCAGAAAGAGTATTATGCGTGGCAGAAGGATATCCTCGACCGCGAACGACGCAATCAGTCGAACGTCGAGCGCACTTACTATGCGGTCAATCAGGAACTCTATACGCTGTCGATGCTGACCAACCGTTTCTATGAACGCGAGATCCCCACCGAGCTCATGCGTCGGGTCCGGGTATCGAGCGATACGATCGCACAGCGCATGAACGCCGCACTCGCCAGGAACCCGAAGCTCGCCGCTGACCTCATGCGCGTGAAGGCCGACGAAGCGATACACCATTTCACCGTGGAGGAAGTATCGTTCTATTTCCTCTGGAACTACGTCATCACCCTCGAGCGCTACCGCCGCTTCCAGTAGCGTGCCGTCGTTCACCGTTCCCCTTACCGAGGCCGGTCCCGTCTTTGATGTAGTGCTTTCCCCTACTGTTTTCCTCACGGAAAAACGCCGCGCGAGCGGCCTCGACGTGTACAGCGAACATGTGACGGCGCTCATCGATACCGGCGCATCGCAGAGCGTCATGTCCGCAGATCTGGAATTCATCCATCAGCTCGCCCCTGCCGGCAATGTGCTCATCGCCACACCGGCCGCACCCGCCGTGGACTGTTTCGAATACGCCGTCCTCATCACCTTCCCGGCGAACGTGCAGATAGAATCGCGGCTCATCGCCGTGCCGCATCTGAAGCACGATGTACAGTGCCTCATCGGGCGAGATATACTGAGACACGGCGTTTTCACCTATGACGGGCGTTCCAAAAGCATAACAGTACGGTTCTGAACGTGCCGCGCGGTCACGAGCCGGGGGCAAGGCCGAGGTCGCTCAGGGTGCGCTTGAGATGATCGCTCGATGAGATGAGCGAGAGGGCTATCCCTTTGCGCGTACAGTGACGATGGATGATGATGAGCGCGCCGATCTCCATTGAGGGGAGCATGGGAATATCCCCGAGGTCGATGGTAAGGTTTTTTGACCGAAGGCCTTTGATATCGTTCACCGTCATATCGCTGTGCCACACCAGCATGCCGTCCTCGAGCGTCCGCTCGGGAGTTCGTCTGACGTTCCGCCGGGCCGGTGTTGCATAGTGAAAATCCGTATGCGCCGGCCGGCGTTTTTTCGTGAACGCCGCACGGCTCCCGTTCTCCGTGAATACGAGCGAGTCGGTGATGCGGCGCGTTATCCATATCCCGCGGCCGCGTGAAACGGCATCGCCCCTCGTTTCAAGGTACGTGCGTAAGACCGCCGGGGACGTGGGGTCCGGCACCGATGACGGGTCGAAGCCTTTGCCCTCGTCGGTCACGGTTATCGCGGTCTTTTCACAGGTGATGACCGCGTCGACGACCACGGATTTTTTCGCATTGCCATGATTGCCGTGCTCGATAGCGTTCACGCACAGTTCATCGAACGCAATGCGCACCGAATTGACATCCTCCAGTGTATACCCGCGGCGCACGAGGCATTCGCCTATCGATTCGGAAGCCGCGGTGATCTCGCTGATACGCCTGAGCTCGATATGCCGTTCTTCCGGCGGAATGTGTTCGATGAGTATGACCGTGGCATCATCGGAGAGCGGCAGCGGAGAGATGCCGCTTATCTCTGACAGGAAGCCATTGATATCCCCTTTCACGCCGCGGCCGAACCGCGCAAAGAGGGGGATAAGGCCGTCGGTATCGAGCACGATCTTCCCGTTGCGTACGATGCCGAGGAACGCATCCGAGGTGATCGCGATGATCTCTCCCGGGTGAAGCGTTCGCGACCGGCGTTCATAGACGGTATGCGCATCATATCCGAGAAGGAATCCCTTTCCCTGCGCAAGCCGTTCCACCGCGCCTCCCCCGACGATGAACGGCGGCGGTGTGCCGGCGTTCGCGTACACGATCTCCTTCGTTCCGATATTGATCGTGGCGGCGAACATCGAGGGGAAGTGCTGCTCGGAAAAATACGATGCGGTGTCGCGATTGACACGGGTGAGGAAAGCCTCAGGCTCCCCCTGCGCAAGGTAGGCGATGTGCCGGTCGGCAATGGCTTTGAGCAGTGTCGCCGCCATCGACGCTTCGATGCCGTGACCGGAACAATCGGCGATGATGACAGTAAGGCGTGCGCCGGTCTTCCGTATATCGAAGAAATCCCCCCCCAATTCCTCGCTCGGCATATAGCATGCGGCGATATCGATGTCGGGTATGGGCGGCAAGAGCTTCGTGTTAAGATTGCGCTGCAGCACCTGGGCGTTCGCTATGCCGCGCGTTTTCTGCGACAGGCTCGCCTCGATGTTCCGCGAATGCTCATCGGCCATTATCTTCGCGACGTTCGCGCCCGCCTCCTTCCCCACGGCGAAAAGGATGCGTTTTTCGCTTTCAGTGAAGTGATGCGGTTCCCGGTGAGCGCAGATAAAAGCGCCTATCACGCGGTCGGCAGAGACGATAGGCACTATGGCTGCCGAAGCGATGGAGAACAACCGCGCAAGCACGACGCTCTTCGTATCTATCATATCCTCAAAAATGGCCTTTTCCGTGAACAGCGGATGCACTTCAGGGTCGGAGAGCGGGAGCATTTTCACCTGCCCGGTCTTGTCCGCGGAGATGCCGCGCTGGCATATGAGGTTCACGGCATTCCCCTCGATGCGGTAGCACGCGCCGATGGGGAATTGGATGTAGGAGAGCATGATGTCGAGTATGCGCGGCAACAGATCGTGCACGGATGACTGACTACCGGCGATAATGACGCGATTGAGCACTTCCAGTTCTTCAGTACGCTCCTTCAGTGCGCGCTCCATGGCCACCCGGTCGGTCACATCGCGCATGATGCCGGTGACATTCGTTATGATGCCGTCATTGTCGTGTACCGCTTTGCTCGTTTCCTCCATTACCCGTACGCTTCCGTCCTTGAGAACGACGCGGAACGTCACCGTGCGGTCGATGCCGTTCACGATGACATCGTCCATCATGCGTGCGACGTAGGCATGGTCCTCGGGGTGAACGAACGAAAGCGCTGAGCTGCCGACGACCTCATCCGCGGAGAAACCGAAATTCTTCACGCTGGGGCTTACGTAGGTTATGCGTTTTTCCGTGTCGTAGGAGAAGATGATGTCGCTCGTATTCTCGACAAGCATCCGGTAGCGTGTCTCGTTCTCCCGAAGCTTCTCCTCGATGCGGACACGTTCGGTTATATCCCTGAGTATGCCGGTCACCATGGTCACCGAGCCCACAGCGTCACGGACGACGTTGCTTATGACCTCGACGGTCACCGTGCCGCCGTCTTTTTTCATGATACGGAAGAACAACGGCGGGGGCTGCGCTTCGTCGGCGCTCCGGACATACCCCTCGATGACCGCGCGCCGGTATGCTTCGGCGACCGCCTGCCGATCGTCGGGGTGTATGAATTCGATCATCGGCCGTCCGATGACCTCGCGTTGATCGTACCCGGTGATGCGGACGCTCGGGCTTACATAGGTGAATATCCCGCGGATATCGTATGAATAGATGATGTCGAGAGTGTTCTCGACGAGCAGCCGAAGCTGTATCTCGTTCACATCGGAACTTTTCATGTTCCGGCCGTCAATCGAAGCGTTTGACGATGACATCGAGGTCCTTTTTCTTCGGGCTCGAGGCATCCCGTGTCGCATAGCCGACAGGGACGATCGCCATGAATTCGCCTTTCGGTTCGCCAAGGAGATCAAGCACCTCATCCTTGATAAGGTACATTATCCCGAGCCACACGGTCGCAAGCCCGAGCGATGCCGCCGCAAGCAGGAGATTCTCCACTGCCGCGGATGAGCTTTGTATCTCCATGGTGCGGAAAAAATCGACCGCTTTGTTCTCATCGATCGCAAAGAGCCGCGTACCGTGTTCGATGAGCTCGCCGGTATTCGCCACCGCTATGACCACCGGTGCCCCCGTAATGGAACGCGCCGCCATGCGCAGGAGCGCTGCGGACGCCTTGGGATAATCCGCGGCCTTGGTG
Protein-coding sequences here:
- a CDS encoding nitroreductase family protein, whose translation is MLNTPDVRNETIRTIYGRRSIRSFSDRDVSDEDIAVILKAANKAPSAHNQQSWRFIVVRGQKKKELSELIVTKAADYPKASAALLRMAARSITGAPVVIAVANTGELIEHGTRLFAIDENKAVDFFRTMEIQSSSAAVENLLLAAASLGLATVWLGIMYLIKDEVLDLLGEPKGEFMAIVPVGYATRDASSPKKKDLDVIVKRFD
- a CDS encoding PAS domain S-box protein, encoding MKSSDVNEIQLRLLVENTLDIIYSYDIRGIFTYVSPSVRITGYDQREVIGRPMIEFIHPDDRQAVAEAYRRAVIEGYVRSADEAQPPPLFFRIMKKDGGTVTVEVISNVVRDAVGSVTMVTGILRDITERVRIEEKLRENETRYRMLVENTSDIIFSYDTEKRITYVSPSVKNFGFSADEVVGSSALSFVHPEDHAYVARMMDDVIVNGIDRTVTFRVVLKDGSVRVMEETSKAVHDNDGIITNVTGIMRDVTDRVAMERALKERTEELEVLNRVIIAGSQSSVHDLLPRILDIMLSYIQFPIGACYRIEGNAVNLICQRGISADKTGQVKMLPLSDPEVHPLFTEKAIFEDMIDTKSVVLARLFSIASAAIVPIVSADRVIGAFICAHREPHHFTESEKRILFAVGKEAGANVAKIMADEHSRNIEASLSQKTRGIANAQVLQRNLNTKLLPPIPDIDIAACYMPSEELGGDFFDIRKTGARLTVIIADCSGHGIEASMAATLLKAIADRHIAYLAQGEPEAFLTRVNRDTASYFSEQHFPSMFAATINIGTKEIVYANAGTPPPFIVGGGAVERLAQGKGFLLGYDAHTVYERRSRTLHPGEIIAITSDAFLGIVRNGKIVLDTDGLIPLFARFGRGVKGDINGFLSEISGISPLPLSDDATVILIEHIPPEERHIELRRISEITAASESIGECLVRRGYTLEDVNSVRIAFDELCVNAIEHGNHGNAKKSVVVDAVITCEKTAITVTDEGKGFDPSSVPDPTSPAVLRTYLETRGDAVSRGRGIWITRRITDSLVFTENGSRAAFTKKRRPAHTDFHYATPARRNVRRTPERTLEDGMLVWHSDMTVNDIKGLRSKNLTIDLGDIPMLPSMEIGALIIIHRHCTRKGIALSLISSSDHLKRTLSDLGLAPGS